In one window of Acanthochromis polyacanthus isolate Apoly-LR-REF ecotype Palm Island chromosome 8, KAUST_Apoly_ChrSc, whole genome shotgun sequence DNA:
- the immp2l gene encoding mitochondrial inner membrane protease subunit 2 isoform X1, translating into MSLLSLTAHWIDASFNLVNVVLHANEFRGSHTAEHVKEVIEEMLKGWQIQTERMHTCIRSVVHVVLRDNTSNMRKAMDEMGMRSLGCVAHTLHLIVHEGLLSQRSVNDTLVIARKIVGHFKHSPLAYSCLEDIQTELKMPTKRLQQDVQVRWNSTLYMLQSLLEQKRPLSVYAGEHSLPSTLTANQWMLAEKTATVLAPFDEVTKSVSAETATCADVISAITVLKRVLSREDESDAGIKTMKSTLLEAVNRRFSHVETEPLYYIATLVDPRYKDRYFASAANLKSAKASLLETVEKVCRVISEPASPTPRARPAEASNKLGSMFDEILEESEVETRCATSSSVVTEVHSYFSEQTIPSFLMAQQTTVGRRYLRAFVSGFFVAVPVTVTVLDRFAYVARVEGASMQPFFNPEGGSKSDIVLLNRWSVRKYQVKRGDIVSIVSPKNPQQKIIKRVIGLEGDFIRTLGYKNKYVRVPDGHFWIEGDHYGHSLDSNSFGPVSVGLLHGRASHIIWPPSRWQQIKPSLPPNRGPLDTTEEEG; encoded by the exons ATGTCTCTGTTAAGTCTTACTGCACACTGGATTGACGCCTCTTTTAACCTCGTTAATGTTGTGCTGCATGCTAACGAGTTCCGTGGCTCACACACGGCTGAACATGTGAAAGAAGTTATTGAGGAAATGTTGAAAGGATGGCAAATACAGACAGAACGAATGCATACATGCATTCGTTCTGTGGTTCATGTGGTTTTAAGAGACAACACCAGCAACATGCGCAAAGCCATGGATGAGATGGGGATGCGGAGCCTGGGCTGTGTTGCACACACGCTGCACCTCATCGTACACGAGGGTTTACTCTCGCAGCGCAGCGTGAATGACACTTTGGTCATTGCCAGGAAAATTGTGGGTCATTTCAAGCATTCACCCCTAGCCTACTCATGCCTGGAGGACATTCAGACTGAActtaaaatgcccacaaaacgTCTGCAGCAGGATGTGCAAGTGAGATGGAACAGCACTCTGTACATGCTGCAAAGCCTCCTTGAGCAAAAACGTCCCCTCAGTGTCTATGCAGGCGAGCACAGCCTACCCTCTACTCTAACTGCAAACCAGTGGATGTTAGCAGAGAAGACTGCCACTGTCCTGGCCCCATTTGATGAGGTTACAAAGTCAGTGAGTGCAGAGACAGCAACATGTGCTGATGTGATATCTGCCATCACAGTGCTGAAGCGAGTTCTGTCTCGAGAAGACGAAAGTGATGCAGGAATCAAAACCATGAAGAGCACTCTCCTCGAGGCTGTAAACAGGCGCTTCTCCCATGTTGAGACGGAGCCGCTGTACTACATCGCCACTTTGGTGGACCCAAGATACAAAGACAG GTATTTCGCAAGTGCAGCCAACCTGAAAAGTGCCAAAGCCTCACTCCTAGAGACTGTGGAGAAGGTATGCAGAGTCATCAGTGAGCCAGCGAGTCCAACCCCACGTGCAAGACCAGCGGAGGCAAGCAACAAACTGGGAAGCATGTTTGATGAAATTTTGGAAGAAAGTGAGGTTGAAACGAGATGTGCCACCTCATCTTCAGTTGTCACTGAAGTGCACAGCTACTTCTCTGAACAAACCATCCCCAG TTTTCTGATGGCTCAACAGACGACAGTGGGACGGCGCTACTTGCGAGCATTTGTTAGCGGATTCTTCGTTGCAGTTCCTGTCACCGTCACAGTCCTTGATCGATTTGCTTATGTGGCACGGGTGGAGGGAGCGTCAATGCAG CCATTCTTTAACCCAGAAGGGGGGTCGAAGAGTGACATCGTCCTGCTGAACAGATGGAGTGTGAGGAAGTACCAAGTCAAACGAGGTGACATTGTCTCTATTGT GTCACCCAAAAATCCCCAGCAGAAGATTATCAAGCGGGTCATTGGTCTAGAGGGAGACTTTATCAG GACTCTGGGCTACAAGAACAAGTATGTTCGTGTTCCTGATGGTCACTTCTGGATTGAAGGGGATCATTATGGACACAGTCTGGACAGCAACAGCTTTGGACCG